In a genomic window of Glycine max cultivar Williams 82 chromosome 13, Glycine_max_v4.0, whole genome shotgun sequence:
- the LOC100809354 gene encoding ADP-ribosylation factor-related protein 1: protein MFSLFYGLWKYLFSKMELHVLILGIDKAGKTTLLEKMKSVYSNIEGIPPDRIIPTVGLNIGRIEVANSKLVFWDLGGQPGLRSIWEKYYEEAHAVIFVVDASCPSRFEDAKSALEKVLRHEDLQGAPLLILANKQDIPEAVSADELPQYLDLKKLDERVFMFEAVSAYDGMGIRESAEWLVEVMERSKRTEMLRARAGAMGAGP from the exons ATGTTTTCGTTGTTTTATGGACTATGGAAGTACTTGTTCAGCAAGATGGAGCTTCATGTACTCATTCTGGGGATTGACAAGGCTGGCAAAACG ACTTTGCTGGAGAAGATGAAGTCGGTGTACTCAAATATAGAAGGCATTCCTCCTGATCGAATTATTCCAACAGTGGGATTGAATATTGGTCGCATTGAAGTGGCAAATAGTAAACTTGTGTTCTGGGACCTAGGAGGTCAG CCTGGTCTTCGCTCAATATGGGAGAAATATTATGAAGAGGCACATGCTGTAATATTTGTTGTTGATGCTTCTTGTCCGTCACGCTTTGAAGATGCGAAGTCAGCACTGG AAAAGGTGCTTCGGCACGAGGATCTGCAAGGAGCCCCTCTTTTGATATTAGCGAACAAGCAG GATATTCCTGAAGCAGTATCAGCTGATGAGTTACCTCAATATTTGGATTTAAAGAAGCTGGATGAAAGAGTTTTCATGTTTGAAGCTGTGTCAGCATACGATGG AATGGGGATTAGGGAAAGTGCAGAATGGTTGGTGGAGGTGATGGAGAGAAGCAAGAGGACTGAAATGTTAAGAGCGAGGGCAGGTGCAATGGGTGCAGGTCCCTAG